The Flavobacterium piscisymbiosum genome includes a region encoding these proteins:
- a CDS encoding sialate O-acetylesterase: MKKNIIFLFIMCSILVNANVRMPLLFSDGMVLQRNKEIPVWGWADANEKVEVHFNKQTKTIQADKDGKWMIKLSAEKAGGPFELSITGKNKIVIKNVLVGEVWICSGQSNMEFQMYKTMNAEKEMADADYPMIRHFGVAQDLSGTPKEDLKAGKWLVANKENIRDFTAAGFFFAKKLYAELKIPIGIINTSWGGTNVETWTSREAFEKSDDFKSMIADVPQVDMDAVFEVYKKSVLDNIKKVQGFDVSMENESKFKEFSFDDKNWPEIKVPSLWENQQIGNIDGVVWMRKTITLTAEQAKSEAVLHLSKVDDEDVTYVNGVQVGTNKIWEALRIYKIPAGTLKEGKNVISVRIADYSGGGGIYGDPVDLKIQFKDTNIPLEGLWKFNVVQVKIAVSPNSYPSLLYNAMVNPLVPYAFQGVLWYQGEANVWRAKQYKKSFPLMINDWRTKFKQGDFPFYFVQLSTFNEFNGNSKVGSRWAELREAQSETLKLKNTGMVVTTDIGNAKDIHPTNKQDVGLRLAAIALHNVYGKKQVYSGPTFKSQEIKGNQIILIFDNIGSGLATPDHSENVKGFEIAGADKVFHSAKAIIKDNKIIVSSDEVKNPVAVHYGWADDDTEINLFNKEKFPASSFRTDNWEMITANEIYKVSK, translated from the coding sequence ATGAAGAAAAACATCATCTTCCTTTTTATAATGTGCAGCATATTGGTGAATGCCAATGTTAGAATGCCTTTATTATTTTCTGACGGAATGGTACTGCAGCGCAACAAAGAAATTCCGGTTTGGGGTTGGGCAGATGCCAATGAAAAAGTCGAAGTTCATTTTAACAAACAAACCAAAACCATCCAAGCCGATAAAGATGGAAAATGGATGATAAAATTATCTGCCGAAAAAGCAGGCGGACCTTTTGAGTTATCCATTACAGGAAAAAACAAAATCGTCATCAAAAATGTTTTGGTTGGTGAAGTCTGGATTTGCAGTGGACAATCGAACATGGAATTCCAGATGTACAAAACCATGAACGCCGAAAAAGAAATGGCAGATGCTGATTATCCCATGATTCGTCATTTTGGCGTTGCACAGGATTTAAGCGGAACTCCAAAAGAAGATCTTAAAGCCGGAAAATGGTTGGTTGCCAACAAAGAAAACATTCGCGATTTTACAGCAGCAGGTTTCTTTTTTGCCAAAAAATTATACGCAGAACTTAAAATCCCAATCGGAATCATAAATACTTCCTGGGGCGGAACAAACGTAGAAACCTGGACAAGCCGTGAAGCATTCGAAAAAAGCGACGACTTTAAAAGCATGATTGCCGATGTGCCTCAGGTGGATATGGATGCTGTTTTTGAAGTATATAAAAAATCGGTTTTAGATAACATAAAGAAAGTTCAGGGTTTTGATGTTTCGATGGAAAACGAAAGCAAGTTTAAGGAATTCAGTTTTGATGATAAAAACTGGCCAGAAATAAAAGTTCCATCTTTATGGGAAAATCAGCAAATAGGCAATATTGATGGCGTAGTCTGGATGCGAAAAACGATTACTTTAACCGCAGAACAAGCCAAAAGCGAAGCCGTTTTACATCTTTCAAAAGTAGATGATGAAGATGTAACTTACGTAAATGGTGTTCAGGTAGGAACAAACAAAATTTGGGAAGCCTTAAGAATTTATAAAATTCCAGCCGGAACTTTAAAAGAAGGCAAAAATGTAATTTCAGTAAGAATTGCAGATTACTCAGGCGGCGGGGGAATTTACGGCGATCCAGTCGATTTGAAAATTCAGTTTAAAGACACCAATATACCACTCGAAGGACTTTGGAAATTCAATGTCGTACAAGTAAAAATTGCCGTTTCACCAAACAGTTATCCATCATTATTATACAATGCAATGGTAAATCCGTTGGTTCCGTATGCGTTTCAGGGCGTTTTATGGTATCAGGGCGAAGCCAATGTCTGGCGCGCAAAACAATACAAAAAGTCATTTCCGTTAATGATCAACGATTGGCGAACAAAATTCAAACAAGGCGATTTTCCTTTCTACTTTGTTCAATTATCAACCTTCAACGAGTTCAACGGAAATAGCAAAGTCGGCAGCCGTTGGGCAGAACTTCGCGAAGCACAATCAGAAACTTTAAAATTAAAAAATACCGGAATGGTCGTAACCACCGATATCGGTAACGCAAAAGACATTCACCCAACCAACAAACAAGACGTTGGTTTGCGTTTGGCCGCAATTGCGCTACACAATGTCTACGGCAAAAAGCAAGTTTATAGCGGACCAACTTTTAAATCTCAGGAAATAAAAGGAAACCAAATCATTCTGATATTCGATAATATCGGTTCAGGATTAGCGACTCCGGACCATTCAGAAAACGTAAAAGGATTCGAAATTGCCGGTGCCGACAAAGTTTTTCATTCCGCGAAAGCGATAATAAAAGACAACAAAATAATCGTTTCCAGCGACGAAGTAAAAAATCCCGTTGCCGTTCATTACGGTTGGGCAGACGACGATACCGAAATCAATCTTTTCAATAAAGAAAAATTTCCCGCATCGTCTTTCAGAACCGACAATTGGGAAATGATTACGGCAAATGAAATATATAAGGTTAGTAAATAA
- a CDS encoding cellulase family glycosylhydrolase codes for MKNTIKSYLFSAILCLSFLTIWACSADKDAADPAPVENTLTADTNKIDFLGKSNESIVKVTANVQVWTITSTNANWIQLSQTSGVKGTVIVKITALENTTKEARTATLTLSSAEAPSIQIAVSQAAGNPVTGLYPSYNTNPIAADASGMSSTAVQLAAKIKLGWNIGNTLEATNGETAWGNPKVTKALIDAVKASGFNAIRIPCSWNQYLENSATAKIKADWLNRVKEVVQYCVDNNMYVVVNIHWDGGWLENNITEAKKEENNAKQKAFWEQIATQLRGFDEHLLFASANEPAVEDAAQMAVLTSYHQTFIDAVRSTGGKNAYRTLVVQGPTTDIEKTNKLMTTLPTDAAANRMMVEVHYYTPWNFAGLTKDETWGKMFYYWGTGYHSTTDTDRNATWGEEADLEKYFKLMKTQFVDKGIPVLLGEFGAIRRTTLTGDALTLHLNSRAYYLKTVVKTAKANGLLPFYWDEGSLGDNSFGIINRANNTVSDTQALNAMIEGLQ; via the coding sequence ATGAAAAATACTATTAAGAGTTACCTGTTTAGTGCCATTTTATGTTTGTCGTTCTTAACTATCTGGGCTTGTAGTGCAGACAAAGATGCAGCAGATCCGGCACCTGTAGAAAATACGCTGACTGCAGATACCAATAAAATTGATTTTTTAGGCAAAAGCAACGAATCTATTGTAAAAGTTACTGCCAATGTGCAGGTCTGGACAATTACGAGTACAAATGCAAACTGGATACAATTAAGCCAGACATCAGGAGTAAAAGGAACTGTTATCGTAAAAATAACAGCTTTAGAGAACACTACCAAAGAGGCGAGAACGGCAACCTTAACATTAAGCTCAGCTGAAGCCCCATCAATTCAAATTGCAGTTTCGCAAGCAGCAGGAAATCCTGTTACAGGTTTATATCCAAGTTACAACACAAACCCAATTGCGGCTGATGCTTCAGGAATGTCAAGTACCGCAGTGCAATTAGCAGCAAAAATAAAATTAGGATGGAACATTGGTAACACTTTAGAAGCCACTAACGGAGAAACCGCCTGGGGAAATCCAAAAGTAACCAAAGCGCTAATCGATGCTGTAAAAGCAAGTGGTTTTAATGCAATTAGAATTCCGTGTTCTTGGAATCAGTATTTAGAAAATTCGGCTACAGCCAAAATCAAAGCAGATTGGCTCAACCGCGTAAAAGAAGTCGTGCAATATTGTGTAGACAATAATATGTATGTGGTAGTAAACATTCACTGGGATGGTGGATGGTTAGAAAACAATATCACCGAAGCCAAAAAAGAAGAAAACAATGCCAAACAAAAAGCATTCTGGGAACAAATCGCAACACAATTACGCGGATTCGATGAACATTTACTTTTTGCAAGTGCCAATGAACCAGCGGTTGAAGATGCGGCACAAATGGCAGTTTTAACCTCTTATCACCAAACTTTTATTGATGCTGTTCGTTCAACAGGAGGTAAAAACGCTTACAGAACATTAGTAGTTCAGGGACCAACAACAGATATCGAAAAAACAAATAAGTTAATGACTACCTTACCAACAGATGCAGCAGCAAATCGTATGATGGTCGAAGTACATTATTACACGCCATGGAATTTCGCCGGATTAACCAAAGACGAAACCTGGGGAAAAATGTTCTATTACTGGGGAACAGGTTATCACTCGACAACAGATACAGATCGAAATGCAACTTGGGGAGAAGAAGCTGATTTAGAGAAATACTTTAAACTCATGAAAACCCAGTTTGTCGATAAAGGAATTCCAGTTTTACTAGGAGAATTTGGTGCCATTCGCAGAACCACTTTAACCGGCGATGCATTAACTTTACATCTAAACTCAAGAGCTTATTATTTAAAAACAGTGGTAAAAACAGCTAAAGCAAATGGTCTATTGCCATTCTATTGGGACGAAGGAAGTCTGGGAGACAACAGTTTCGGAATCATTAATAGAGCCAATAATACAGTTTCCGACACTCAGGCACTAAATGCAATGATCGAAGGATTACAATAA
- a CDS encoding glycoside hydrolase family 3 C-terminal domain-containing protein, producing the protein MKNKIIYLSAALAFAVFTSCKNDAKSTTSSDSGEAKEYQGKEIGSEFDAEIDKLVAQMTLEEKIGMLHGNSMFTSGGVKRLGIPELKMADGPLGVREEISRDNWAPAGLTNDFATYYPAGGGLAATWNADMAYTFGNSLGQEMRARDKDMLLSPAINIVRTPLGGRTYEYMSEDPFLNKKIAVPLIVGLQDNDVMACVKHFAANNQETNRDFVDVQIDERTLREIYLPAFEASIKEAHAYSVMGAYNKFRGEYLCENDYMLNKILRDEWGFKGVVVSDWAAVHSTVKSLKNGLDIEMGTPKPFNEFFLADKLIAAAKNKEISEAEIDVHVKRILRTLFQVKAMGGKERAKGSIATEAHYQDAYKIAAEAIVLLKNDNNVLPLKLDGVKSIAVIGNNATKKNALGGFGAGVKTKREVTPLEGLKNRLPSSIKINYAEGYLERYDEKNKGNLGNITSNGPVTIDQLDPAKLQEAIETAKKSDVAIIFAGSNRDYETEASDRRNLKLPFGQEELIQKVLAVNPKTIVVMVAGAPFDIDAVGKKTSALVWTWFNGSEGGNALADVILGKVNPSGKLPWTMPKQIMDSPAHATNSFPGGKTVNYAEGILVGYRWFDTKNVTPLYPFGYGLSYTTFAFDNAKTDKESYAQNETITVSVEVKNTGKVDGKEVVQLYTSKSDSKITRAAQELKGFQKTLVKSGSSNTVTIKVPVKELAYYDVANKKWTIEPGKYTLKLGNSSRDIKKEVVVTIK; encoded by the coding sequence ATGAAAAACAAAATCATATACCTATCAGCAGCATTAGCTTTTGCAGTATTTACCTCTTGCAAAAATGATGCAAAAAGTACAACAAGCTCAGATTCAGGTGAAGCAAAAGAGTATCAGGGAAAAGAAATAGGATCAGAATTTGATGCCGAAATCGACAAGTTAGTCGCTCAAATGACATTGGAAGAAAAAATCGGAATGTTGCACGGTAACAGCATGTTTACTTCCGGTGGTGTAAAACGTTTAGGAATTCCGGAATTAAAAATGGCGGACGGACCGCTAGGAGTTCGTGAAGAAATTTCACGCGATAATTGGGCTCCGGCAGGTTTAACAAATGATTTTGCAACCTATTATCCGGCAGGCGGAGGTTTAGCCGCAACATGGAATGCGGATATGGCATACACTTTCGGAAATAGTTTAGGACAGGAAATGCGTGCACGTGATAAAGATATGTTGCTTTCACCAGCCATAAATATTGTGAGAACACCGCTTGGAGGAAGAACATACGAATACATGTCTGAAGATCCGTTTTTGAACAAAAAAATTGCAGTGCCATTGATTGTTGGTTTACAGGACAATGATGTTATGGCTTGTGTAAAACACTTTGCAGCCAACAATCAGGAAACCAATCGTGATTTTGTCGATGTTCAGATTGACGAACGTACACTTCGTGAAATTTATTTACCAGCTTTCGAAGCTTCTATAAAAGAGGCTCATGCGTATAGCGTTATGGGTGCTTACAATAAATTTAGAGGAGAATATTTATGTGAGAATGATTATATGCTAAATAAAATCCTTCGTGACGAATGGGGATTCAAAGGCGTTGTCGTTTCAGACTGGGCTGCGGTGCATTCGACAGTAAAATCTCTTAAAAATGGATTAGATATTGAAATGGGAACTCCAAAACCATTCAATGAATTTTTCCTTGCCGATAAATTAATAGCTGCCGCTAAAAACAAAGAAATCTCAGAAGCAGAAATTGATGTTCACGTAAAAAGAATCCTTCGCACTTTATTTCAGGTAAAAGCAATGGGCGGAAAAGAACGTGCAAAAGGAAGCATTGCAACCGAAGCACATTATCAGGACGCTTATAAAATTGCTGCGGAAGCCATCGTTTTATTGAAAAACGACAACAACGTATTACCATTAAAATTAGACGGAGTAAAATCGATTGCTGTTATTGGAAACAATGCAACAAAGAAAAATGCTCTTGGCGGATTTGGTGCAGGTGTAAAAACAAAAAGAGAAGTTACACCGCTTGAAGGTTTAAAAAACAGATTGCCATCGTCAATAAAAATCAATTATGCCGAAGGATATTTAGAGCGTTACGACGAAAAAAACAAAGGAAATTTAGGAAACATAACCTCAAATGGTCCGGTAACAATCGATCAGTTAGATCCTGCTAAATTGCAGGAAGCAATAGAAACCGCTAAAAAATCTGATGTTGCCATCATTTTTGCAGGTTCAAACCGTGATTACGAAACAGAAGCTTCTGACCGTAGAAACTTAAAATTACCATTCGGGCAAGAAGAATTAATTCAGAAAGTATTGGCAGTAAATCCAAAAACGATTGTAGTTATGGTTGCCGGTGCGCCTTTTGATATTGATGCAGTAGGCAAAAAAACGTCAGCTTTGGTATGGACATGGTTTAACGGTTCTGAAGGAGGAAATGCTTTGGCAGATGTAATCTTAGGAAAAGTAAATCCGTCAGGAAAATTACCCTGGACAATGCCTAAACAAATCATGGATTCTCCTGCACATGCGACAAACAGTTTTCCTGGAGGAAAAACAGTAAACTATGCCGAAGGAATTTTGGTAGGATACCGTTGGTTTGATACTAAAAATGTTACGCCATTATATCCTTTCGGATACGGATTGTCATACACCACTTTTGCTTTCGATAATGCAAAAACAGACAAAGAATCGTACGCACAAAACGAAACAATCACAGTTTCTGTAGAGGTTAAAAACACAGGAAAAGTAGATGGAAAAGAAGTAGTGCAATTATACACTTCAAAATCAGATTCTAAAATAACACGTGCAGCACAGGAATTAAAAGGTTTCCAGAAAACATTGGTAAAATCAGGAAGTTCTAATACTGTAACCATCAAAGTTCCGGTAAAAGAGTTGGCTTACTATGACGTAGCCAATAAAAAGTGGACAATTGAACCAGGAAAATATACTTTGAAACTTGGAAATTCCTCCAGAGATATTAAAAAAGAAGTTGTTGTAACAATAAAATAA